The region CAGTTTAATGTTTCTAAACTAGTAAAGTCCTGGATTCCGGTTAAGTCAGAAATGCCACTTCCGGAAACATCAAGAGTTTTAATCTGGGCAATGCTTGCGGTTAATACCTGACCATTTTTACCATCAATATCAATTTTTAAAGCAATTAATTGATCTTCAAATTTTGAATCAGGAATAAGTGTAAATGGCCTGCAGTCTACAGAAAAGTTGGCCCATTCATCTTTTTTAGTACTCCATTTTTGATCTGCATTAGCTTTATTGTCAACAGAAATACAAGTCAGACTTAAATTTTTTAGTAAAGAGACGTCCAAAGCAGCATTGTTGCCATTTTTAAGATTAAGATCATAAAGCAGCTTGTTGGATGTAATGCTGGCATATGTCAATTTTGTATTTTTAGACAAGTCTAAGCTCTCAATTCTACTTCCTCCAAAATATAAAGAAGTTAATGCAGTGTTTTTAGAAAGATCAAGGCTTTTTAAAGGAACATCTCTAGAAGAGAATAACTGAAGCTTTGTGTTGCTGCTAAGATCAATTTCTGTTATTTGATTAGAATCAATCGTTAACTGTTCAAGCAATAAGTTTTTGGTTACATCCAGTTTGGTTAAAGAATTATTGTGAACAGCCAATCTGGTTAATTTTGTGTTTTGTGTTACATCTATAGTTGTAATTTTATTTAAAAGACAATCCAAAGCAACAAGTTCCTTGTTATTAGAAAGATTTAGCTCTTTTAGCTCATTTCTAGAACAGGCTAGCCCGGTTAGTAAAGTATTTTTTGATAAATCTAAACTGGTTAATTTGTTTTCATAACATTCTAGCGTCTTTAAATTTGGCTGATTAGTAACGTCTAAAGTCGTTAAACTATTAGTGTATGCTCTAACAAGTTCTAATAAAGTATTTTTAGAAATATTTAATTCGGTCAGTTTAGAACCCTGACAGCTTAAATTCTTTAAAAGTGTGTTTTTAGATAAATCTATTGATGTAATTGCGTTATAAGCAAAGTTTAAATCTGTAAGAAGTGGATTTTGAGTTAAATCTAAACTGGTAATTTTATTATTGTAACAATTAAAATCAACAAGCTCTTTGTTGTTTGAGATAGTAATAGAAGTTAATTGATTAGACTCAAATTTTAGCGTTTTTAGTTTAGTGTTTTTAGAAACATCCAGCGTTGTTAATTTGTTGGTTCCAAAATTTAAATTCTCCAGCTCAAGATTATTAGAAACGTCTAAAGCCGTTAATGCATTTGAGCTAACGTCTAAGTTTTTTAGTTTTAAATTTTTAGAAACATTCAAAGTAGAAATTTTACCTGTATTTCCTCTAAAAACTAAACTTTCAAGAGCGGTAAAATCTTCAATTCCAGTTAAATCTTTGATATTCCATGTATAGTATGAAACGTCTAAAGTTTTTATTGACGAAATGTTGCGTGTAAGTACTTTTCCATTTACCCCATCTTTATCAGCTCCAATATAATTTAAATAGCTTTCGAACTCTCGATCTGGAATTATAGTATATTGTTCTTCGTTAACATCAACCATAGAAACATTATCAACCAAAATTTCAGAATTAAGACTTCCATAAGTATAAATGTCAACTTCAATATTTTCAGACACAGTTGCCGTATATTGAAATTCAATTTTTCTCCATTCTGTAGCAGAAAAAGTGAAATCTGAGTTTTTAATTATTTCTGTTTTAAACGTTCCTGGTTTATGGTATAAACTAACATCGATAGAAGAAAAAGTACCTTTTGCAAGTTTATGATACAGTGTAACTCTGTACGTTTTACCAGCCGTTACAGGAAAATAGTCCGTATTAATAAAGTTAAATGTTCCGCTGGCAACCATCATGTTAATGCTTGATGTACCATTTTGAGCAACAGTGCTTTTAGAGATGTAACCACTAAAATACTGAAACCAATTATCTGGTTTAGATGACACAGACCAGGTTTCGAAATCTCCATTCGGAACTAAGTTGGTTTGTGCATAAATAGAAAAATTTGCCAGTAACAGCAACAAGAGTAGTTTTGTTTTCATAGAATAAGTTTAGAATTAGGTCGTCGCAATTTTAAGCTATTAACATGAAGATTCCTTACGGGAAGACGTAATGACGTGTTATTTGTTGTTTTTCATACATTTAATTAATTATATAGACACTTTTGAGGGGTTTTTATGATGATCATAATATTAGTATAACGTTCTATAAATAAGTTGTTTGTATTTGTAATTATTGGACTATATTTTCACCAAAATTTCATAACACATTGTTAATGGTTAGCTTTTTGTAACAAAAAAGCATAATTTAGACCCATCTTTTAACTTTACAATTATTTATAGATACATGAGTCATATAAAACCTCTTAAATTATCTGCTTTTGCATTACTTGTTTTAGCAGGTTGCAGTGCAAGTATGCAGGCACAAAAATCAGCGCCAAAACAACCAGTTGTTGCTCCTTTGGCAGTGGTAAAAAAAGCACCAGTTAGTGAAAATGAATTAAAAAGATGGAGTCATTTAGATTTAGTAAAAGATTCTATTCCGGGAATGAGTGTTGACAGAGCCTTAACTGAATTACTGCAAGGTAAAAAAGGGCAGAAAGTGATTGTAGGTATTGTAGATTCTGGTGTAGACATCGAACACGAAGATCTTCAGGGAATGATCTGGACGAATACTAAAGAAATTCCAGGAAACGGAATTGACGACGATAAAAATGGTTTTATCGATGATGTTCATGGATGGAATTTCCTTGGAAATGCTGTTAATGAAAACCTGGAAATGACCCGTATCGTTAAAAAAGGTGATGATGGTTCGGCAGAATACAAAGAGGCTTTGGCACAATATACTGAAAAGTATGAGGAAGCTTTAAAAGATAAAGAACAAGTAGATTTCTTATTAGAGGTTCACAATACCATCAAAAAGGAATTAAATAAATCAGATTATAAAATAGAAGATTTAAGTAAAATTACTTCGACAGATCCAAAAGTAGCAAGAAGTAAAGCTGTAATGACTCAGATTTTTACTAATGCAGGGCCAACTTTTGATCCGGAAGCTGATTTTGGAGAATACAAAGAACAGGTTTACGATCAGTTAAACTATAATTTAAATAAAGAGTTTGACGGTAGAAAAATCGTAGGTGATAATCCGGAAGATATTAAAGATAATCATTACGGAAACAATATCGTTTTTGGTCCGGACAAAGAAAAGGCGCTTCACGGAACTCACGTTGCCGGAATTATTGCTCAAATTAGAGGAAATAATTTAGGAGGAGACGGAGTAGCTTCACCAAATGTTGAGATTTTAACGGTTAGAGCGGTGCCAGACGGAGACGAATATGATAAAGACATTGCTTTGGCAATTCGTTATGCAGTAGATAATGGAGCAAAAGTAATTAACGGAAGTTTCGGAAAAAGCTTTTCTCCGCACAAACAATGGGTTTACGATGCTATTAAATATGCAGCTAAAAAAGATGTCTTAATTGTTCATGCTGCAGGAAATGATGGATATAATATTGATGAAACAAAAAACATCAATTATCCAAACGACTCTGAAGACAACGTAAAAGAGTTTGCAGATAATGTCATTACAATTGGTGCAATTAATAAAGAATACGGAGAAAATGTTATCGCAGGATTCTCAAACTTTGGAAAAATCAACGTAGACGTTTTTGCTCCGGGTGAAGAAATTTATGCAACAGTTCCAAACAACAAATACAAATATTTACAAGGAACATCAATGGCGTCTCCAAATGCGGCAGGTGTTGCAGCTTTGATTCGTTCTTACTATCCAAAATTAAAAGCTTCTCAGGTTAAGAAGATTTTAATGGATTCCGGAGTGGCACTTCCTGCAAAAGTTGTTTTAGGTAAAAGTGAAAATCCGGGAGAAAAACCAGCAGCGGTTTCTTCTGTAGAATCATCAAAAACAGCAAAGATGGTAAATGCTTACAATGCTTTATTAATGGCAGAGAAAATGTCTAAAAAATAAACATAAATACACTATTAATTTAATGGAAGAGTTCGCGCTCTTCCATTTTCTATTACATACAAACATGCGAAAAATTATTTTACTTTCTTTTCTAAGCTTTGGCTTAAACGCAGCTTTTGCTCAAAGTACTTCCTATTGGCAGCAACATGCCGATTATAAAATGGAGGTTTCAATGGATGTAAAAAACTATCAGTACAAAGGGAAACAAGAATTGGTTTACACCAACAATTCTCCTGATACGCTGAAAAAAGTATTCTATCATTTATATCCAAATGCTTTTCAGCCGGGAAGTGAAATGGACGCTCGTCTTCATTTCATTAAAGATCCTGACGGAAGAATGGTGAATAAAACAAAAGACGCCAACGGAAAAGACATTAAACAAAGTAGAATAGAGACTTTAAAGCCAAATGAAATTGGTTTCTTAAAAATCGCAAACTTCAAACAAGATGGTGCTGTTGCTCAAACGAGAGTTTCTGGAACTATCTTGGAAGTGACTTTGGCTAAACCAATTTTACCAAATTCTAAAACTACTTTCACTTTAGATTTTGACGGACAAGTTCCGGTTCAGATTCGTCGTTCGGGAAGAAATAATTCTGAGGGAATCGAACTTTCAATGTCACAATGGTATCCAAAATTAGCCGAATTTGATTTCGAAGGATGGCACGCAGATCCATATATTGCGAGAGAATTTCACGGAGTTTGGGGTAATTTTGACGTAAAAATTACAATCGACAAAGAATATACAATTGGTGGTTCAGGATATTTACAAGATAAAAATGCAATTGGGCATGGCTATGAAGATGCTGGTGTAACGGTTGTTTATCCTAAAAAAGCAAAAACACTTACCTGGCATTTTATCGCACCAAATGTTCACGATTTTACCTGGGCAGCAGACAAAGATTATGCGCATGATATCGTAAAAGGACCAAACGATGTCGATTTGCATTTCTTTTACAAAAACACACCAAAAGTAGCTGAAAACTGGAAACAGCTTGAGCCTTTAATGGTAAAAGTTATGGATTATTACAACAATAGAGTAGGTCAATATCCGTACAAACAATACTCATTTATTCAAGGTGGTGATGGCGGAATGGAGTATGCAATGTGTACTTTAATGTTAGGAAACGGAACTCTTGAGGGAATTCTGGGAACTGCAACACACGAATTAGGACACTCTTGGTTCCAGCATATTTTAGCTTCAAACGAATCAAAACACCCTTGGATGGATGAAGGTTTTACAACTTACATCGAAGACAGTGCTTTGAACGAATTAAAAGGAGATAAAAAAGAAGTAAATCCGTTTAAAGGAAATTACAATGCCTATTACAATTTAGTAAATTCTGGTAAAGAGCAGCCACAAACTACTCACGGAGATCGTTATGATGAAAACCGTCCTTACAGTATTTCGTCTTATGTAAAAGGAAGTATTTTCCTTTCGCAACTGGAATATGTAATCGGAAAAGAAAATGTAGATGCAACTTTGAAAAGATATTTCAATGATTTCAAATTCAAACATCCAACTCCAAATGATATCAAAAGAACAGCCGAAAGAGTTTCCGGAGCTGAGTTAGACTGGTATTTAACAGATTGGGCACAGACAACCAATACAATTGATTATGGTATTAAAGACGTTGCTGACAATGCAGGAAAAACAACCATTTCTTTAGAAAGAATAGGAAGAATGCCAATGCCAATCGACCTAAAAGTGGATTATACAGACGGAACTTCTGAAACATTCTACATTCCGTTAAGAATGATGAATTTCATTAAACCAAATCCAAACCCGAATCAAAAAAGAACTGTTTTAGAAGACTGGGCTTGGGCACAGCAAAACTATAATTTTACAATTGATAAAAACAAAACAGCAATCAAAAAAATCACTATCGATCCAAGCGGATTAATGGCTGATGTAAAACAAGCAAATAATGTTTTTGAAGTGAAGTAATCTTTAAACAAGAATAAAAAAAGTCCCGTTTATTAATTAAACGGGATTTTTTAGTTTCAGGAGCATCACAAAAGGCATTTTAATTTACATGGTTCCCGCTCTCGGCTATATCTCGCTGTTGCCCGACGTCGGGCCAGCAAGGATACCGCCTCCATCGGGGCTAGATACAAACAATTGGCTTTTTTTAAAGATTTATTATAAAAACGTTTACTTTTTTAGTAGAAGATTAATTGCCTCCAGCTTTAGCTGGAGGAAGAAGATTTGAAAGGCAAAGGGCTTTAGCCAAACCACGACAGTTTTGGCTAAAGCCCTTTGCTTGAATTCATTTTACATCCAGCTAAAGCTGGACGCTATTCAATCTTTTTATAAAATTAAATGGTTTTATTGATTTAACTCAAATGCTCAATCATATCTTTGGTCATCGATTCCAAATCAAATTTATGATTCCACCCCCAGTCTTCCCTTGCTGAAGAATCATCAATACTAGCCGGCCAGCTGTCCGCAATTTTTTGACGGAAATCTGGATTGTAAGTGATTTCAAATTCTGGAATATGTTTTTTGATTTCGGCAGCAATTTCAGTTGGGGTAAAACTCATCGCAGCTAAATTGTATGAAGAATGTATTTTGATTTCTTCAACCGGCGCTTTCATGATGTTGATTGTTGCATCGATTGCATCATCCATATACATCATTGGCATTTTAGTTTCAGAAGATAAAAAGCATTCGTATTTTTTATCGGCAATAGCCTTATAAAAAATATCAACAGCATAATCTGTTGTTCCACCGCCTGGAGGAGTCGACCAGCTGATTAACCCTGGATAACGAATACTGCGAACATCTACACCGTATATATTATGATAGTATTCGCACCATCTTTCTCCTGCTTGTTTACTAATGCCGTAAACAGTAGAAGGTTCCATTACGGTATATTGAGGTGTGTTTTCTTTTGGAGTTGTTGGCCCAAAAACAGCGATACTGGATGGCCAGAAAATCTTCTGAATCTTTTTAGCTTTTGCTAAATTTAAAACATGAAAAAGAGAATTCATATTTAAATCCCAGGCAAAAGCAGGATTTTTTTCGGCTGTTGCCGATAAAAGAGCTGCCATCAAATAAACATCGGTAATTTGATGTACTTCTACCAAATGTTCAATCTGGTTAAAATCTAAAGCATTGACAACTTCAAAAGGCCCTGAATTAACAACATCAGTATTTAATTTTCGAATATCAGAAGCGATAACATTTTCGGTTCCGTATAATTTACGCAGTTTTTGCGTCAGTTCTGTTCCAATCTGACCGCAGGCACCAATGATCAATATTTTAGGATTCATTTTCGATGATTTTTAGAGAGACAAATATAACGTTTTCGCAATTACTAACACTTTTTAGAATCATAAATTATAGATTCGATAATTAAAAAGTTTGTTTGTTGGATAATTCTCTTTACAAGAGTGTGTCTTTGTGTCTTTTTATTTTCTACAAAATGGGGCATTTTTTAGCGGAATAAAACGAAAAAAATCTTGATATTTCATCTAATTGAAGACAAAAAAATAACGATGATTTATAGAATCTTTAGCAAAAAACAGAATTCGTAATTGTAAATTTACTTTGTAACTTTGCACCCTAACATTTTATGAAATGAAATATAGAATAGCGCTGTTTTTACTTTTGATTTTTGTACTGCAATCTTGTCAAAATGAGAATGAAAAGCGTCTTGCTGAAAATGCAAAAGAAGCTAAGAAAAAAGAAAAAATCTTTAATAATATTAATAAGGGCTGGACTTTTATAGATGAACCCATCAATGAGGTTTCGGAAGAGAATATAAAAAACTGGGCAGAATGGCGCGATTTCTTAAAAGAAATAGGAGACAAACCTAGAAAAACGATCGGCGCATTTCAGAAAAAATCGGCAGCTATTTCTAAAAAGGCAATGGCTTTGAACAATAATATTCCAACTCAGTTCAATCAGCCTCAAATTAAAAGCCGTATTTCAATTTTAATTACTAAAATAAAAATGCTGGATTTGTTTATTCATTTAAACACTATTCCAGATGATAAAGTTGTTTTTCTGATTCAGGAAATCAATAAAGAACTGATTTCATTGGAAAGACAAATGGATAAAATTGTCGAAAAAGCCAAAATACCAAAAGAACAGGGAGAAGAGGATTTTCTTAGGATGTTAGACACAACGCGCGCGATTCCAAATTCGAGTGCTCCTCAGGTTCCAATACAACCAACAGATCAAAACGCACCAAGAGTTGAGTAAAAACGCCTTATATACCATATACGATAATCTGCCAAAAGCACAGCAGATTGCCTCTAATTTACTAGAAGGAAATCAGATCAAAATGAATCTTAATGGTTTATTAGGATCTGCGGTTTCGTTTATAATCCGTTCTGTTTTTAAGAAAACGGAACTGCCTTTTTTAGTTATTTTAGACAATAAAGAAGAAGCAGCCTATTATCTGAACGATTTGGAACAAATGATCGGAGAGCAGGATGTTTTGTTTTATCCGGCATCCTTCCGTCGTCCTTATCAGGTCGATGAAACAGACAACGCGAATGTTTTGCTTCGTGCTGAGGTTTTAAACCGAATCAATTCCCGAAAAAAACCAGCCGTAATTGTTACCTATCCCGAAGCACTTTTTGAGAAAGTGGTAACACGCCAGCAGTTAGATAAAAACACTTTAAAGGTAGCTTTAAATGACAAAATTTCGATCGATTTTATCAACGAAGTTTTATTTGAATACGAATTTAAAAGAGTTGATTTTATCACAGAACCGGGGGAATTTTCGGTTCGTGGTGGAATTGTCGATGTCTTTTCTTTTTCAAACGATCATCCGTACCGAATTGAGTTTTTTGGAAATGAAGTAGACAGCATCAGAAGCTTTGATGTAGAAACGCAGTTATCTGTCGAAACGCACAAAAAAATTACCATTATTCCGAATGTTGAAAACAAGGTATTTCAAGAAAACCGTGAAAGTTTCTTAGATTATATTGCTGAAAAAACAGTTCTTTTTATCCAAAATACAGACGGGCTTTTCAGTCAGTTAGATAAACAATTTGCTAGGGCAGAAGAAGCTTTTGAGAAACTATCAAAAGAAATAAAACACGCAACGCCGGAACAATTATTCCTGAATCAGGCGGCGTTTATTAAACGAGCTTTGGATTTTTCGATTGTAGAACTGGCTTCAAAACCCATTTTTAAAACGACAAAAAAATACGATTTTCATATTCAGCCTCAGCCATCTTTCAATAAACAATTTGATTTACTGCTGAACAATCTGAGCGATAATCATTTTAACGGATATAAAAATTATTTGTTCTGTTCTAATGAAACACAGGCGAAACGTTTTCATGATATTTTTGAATCGTTGGACGAAGCCAATTCAGAGAATATCCGTAAACAATACAATACCGTTGTATTACCTTTATACCAAGGTTTTATTGACGAAGAAAATCAGATAACGGCTTATACTGATCATCAGATTTTTGAGCGTTATCATAGATTCAATATCAAAAACGGTTATTCTAAAAAACAGAATATTACGCTTAAAGAATTGACTGCACTTTCTGTGGGCGATTACGTAACGCATATCGATCACGG is a window of Flavobacterium crocinum DNA encoding:
- a CDS encoding L-threonine 3-dehydrogenase: MNPKILIIGACGQIGTELTQKLRKLYGTENVIASDIRKLNTDVVNSGPFEVVNALDFNQIEHLVEVHQITDVYLMAALLSATAEKNPAFAWDLNMNSLFHVLNLAKAKKIQKIFWPSSIAVFGPTTPKENTPQYTVMEPSTVYGISKQAGERWCEYYHNIYGVDVRSIRYPGLISWSTPPGGGTTDYAVDIFYKAIADKKYECFLSSETKMPMMYMDDAIDATINIMKAPVEEIKIHSSYNLAAMSFTPTEIAAEIKKHIPEFEITYNPDFRQKIADSWPASIDDSSAREDWGWNHKFDLESMTKDMIEHLS
- a CDS encoding S8 family peptidase; this translates as MSHIKPLKLSAFALLVLAGCSASMQAQKSAPKQPVVAPLAVVKKAPVSENELKRWSHLDLVKDSIPGMSVDRALTELLQGKKGQKVIVGIVDSGVDIEHEDLQGMIWTNTKEIPGNGIDDDKNGFIDDVHGWNFLGNAVNENLEMTRIVKKGDDGSAEYKEALAQYTEKYEEALKDKEQVDFLLEVHNTIKKELNKSDYKIEDLSKITSTDPKVARSKAVMTQIFTNAGPTFDPEADFGEYKEQVYDQLNYNLNKEFDGRKIVGDNPEDIKDNHYGNNIVFGPDKEKALHGTHVAGIIAQIRGNNLGGDGVASPNVEILTVRAVPDGDEYDKDIALAIRYAVDNGAKVINGSFGKSFSPHKQWVYDAIKYAAKKDVLIVHAAGNDGYNIDETKNINYPNDSEDNVKEFADNVITIGAINKEYGENVIAGFSNFGKINVDVFAPGEEIYATVPNNKYKYLQGTSMASPNAAGVAALIRSYYPKLKASQVKKILMDSGVALPAKVVLGKSENPGEKPAAVSSVESSKTAKMVNAYNALLMAEKMSKK
- a CDS encoding M1 family metallopeptidase, translating into MRKIILLSFLSFGLNAAFAQSTSYWQQHADYKMEVSMDVKNYQYKGKQELVYTNNSPDTLKKVFYHLYPNAFQPGSEMDARLHFIKDPDGRMVNKTKDANGKDIKQSRIETLKPNEIGFLKIANFKQDGAVAQTRVSGTILEVTLAKPILPNSKTTFTLDFDGQVPVQIRRSGRNNSEGIELSMSQWYPKLAEFDFEGWHADPYIAREFHGVWGNFDVKITIDKEYTIGGSGYLQDKNAIGHGYEDAGVTVVYPKKAKTLTWHFIAPNVHDFTWAADKDYAHDIVKGPNDVDLHFFYKNTPKVAENWKQLEPLMVKVMDYYNNRVGQYPYKQYSFIQGGDGGMEYAMCTLMLGNGTLEGILGTATHELGHSWFQHILASNESKHPWMDEGFTTYIEDSALNELKGDKKEVNPFKGNYNAYYNLVNSGKEQPQTTHGDRYDENRPYSISSYVKGSIFLSQLEYVIGKENVDATLKRYFNDFKFKHPTPNDIKRTAERVSGAELDWYLTDWAQTTNTIDYGIKDVADNAGKTTISLERIGRMPMPIDLKVDYTDGTSETFYIPLRMMNFIKPNPNPNQKRTVLEDWAWAQQNYNFTIDKNKTAIKKITIDPSGLMADVKQANNVFEVK